One window of Acidobacteriaceae bacterium genomic DNA carries:
- a CDS encoding CPBP family intramembrane glutamic endopeptidase, giving the protein MRVDLLLVIAALLALAPMVWAAFWKEGFARWTAKLPVGVRVVAPGLLCGVYALVTVGRGLFEWRWLAVYLLLPIAVAGVLAWAAVADPEQSGDRREFVVLLVLVLAVDLRWFEPAWPRGMSVFNKIVLLDAGIWGFGAVRRLKGVGFDLRLRWRDVRVGLREFLFYAPVAILLGLGFLHVHARWPEGWRLVSAFVFTFFFIAVPEELFFRGWMQNLLERRVGRYWALALTAAVFGLAHFNKRAVHFNWRYVLMAALAGVFYGRAWRQERRMGASAVTHTFVDTVWSMWLR; this is encoded by the coding sequence ATGCGAGTCGATCTGCTGCTGGTGATTGCGGCCCTGTTGGCATTGGCGCCGATGGTGTGGGCGGCGTTCTGGAAGGAGGGGTTTGCGCGCTGGACGGCGAAGTTGCCGGTCGGGGTGCGGGTGGTGGCGCCGGGATTGTTGTGTGGGGTGTATGCCCTGGTGACGGTGGGGCGCGGACTCTTTGAGTGGAGATGGCTGGCGGTTTATCTGCTGCTGCCGATTGCGGTGGCTGGGGTGCTCGCGTGGGCTGCGGTTGCCGATCCGGAGCAGAGTGGAGACCGGCGGGAGTTTGTAGTGCTGCTGGTGCTGGTGCTGGCGGTGGACCTGCGGTGGTTTGAGCCGGCTTGGCCGCGCGGGATGTCGGTGTTCAACAAGATCGTGCTGCTGGATGCGGGAATTTGGGGATTTGGTGCGGTGCGGCGATTGAAGGGAGTGGGCTTCGATCTGCGGCTTCGCTGGAGAGATGTGCGGGTGGGGTTGAGGGAGTTCCTGTTCTATGCGCCGGTGGCGATTCTGCTGGGGCTCGGGTTTCTGCATGTGCACGCGCGGTGGCCGGAGGGATGGCGGCTGGTGAGTGCGTTCGTTTTTACGTTCTTCTTTATTGCAGTGCCGGAGGAGTTGTTTTTTCGCGGATGGATGCAAAACCTGCTGGAGCGAAGAGTGGGACGTTACTGGGCGCTGGCATTGACGGCGGCGGTGTTCGGGTTGGCGCACTTCAACAAGAGAGCGGTGCACTTCAACTGGAGATATGTGCTGATGGCGGCGCTGGCTGGGGTGTTTTATGGAAGGGCGTGGCGTCAGGAGAGACGCATGGGTGCTTCGGCGGTGACCCATACGTTTGTGGATACGGTGTGGTCGATGTGGCTGCGGTGA
- a CDS encoding aldo/keto reductase yields the protein MQKRTLGKSGLEVSALGLGCMGLSFGLGPATEKSEAIKLIRDAVERGVTFFDTAEVYGPYVNEEVVGEALAPFRKDVVIATKFGFEADPNNGGKWTALNSRPDHIKQVVEASLKRLKTDTIDLLYQHRVDPNTPIEETAGAVKSLIEEGKVKHFGLSEAGAKTIRRAHAVQPVTALQSEYSLFWREPEESVMPTLEELGIGFVPFSPLGKGFLTGKIDASTKFDSTDFRAIVPRFSEDNRKANQALVDVVTRFAEQKKATPAQIALAWLLAKKPWIVPIPGTTKVSRLEENLGGATIELTTDDMRALEEASSAIKIEGDRYPATHQKLIDR from the coding sequence ATGCAAAAGCGCACATTAGGAAAAAGTGGTCTCGAAGTTTCAGCACTTGGTCTCGGTTGCATGGGCTTGAGCTTCGGTCTCGGCCCCGCCACGGAAAAGTCAGAAGCCATCAAGCTTATCCGCGACGCCGTGGAGCGCGGCGTCACCTTCTTCGACACCGCTGAAGTTTACGGCCCTTACGTGAACGAAGAGGTCGTCGGCGAAGCACTCGCACCGTTCCGCAAAGATGTCGTCATCGCCACCAAATTCGGCTTTGAAGCTGATCCCAACAATGGTGGCAAATGGACGGCGCTCAACAGCCGCCCCGATCACATCAAGCAGGTCGTCGAGGCTTCGCTGAAGCGGCTCAAGACCGACACCATTGACCTGCTTTACCAACATCGCGTCGACCCCAACACTCCCATCGAAGAGACGGCCGGGGCGGTCAAGAGCCTGATTGAGGAAGGCAAGGTGAAGCACTTCGGCCTGTCCGAAGCCGGCGCGAAGACAATTCGCCGCGCTCACGCGGTGCAGCCTGTTACGGCGCTGCAGAGCGAGTACTCACTGTTCTGGCGGGAACCTGAAGAATCCGTCATGCCCACGCTCGAAGAGCTCGGCATCGGTTTCGTTCCGTTCAGTCCGCTCGGCAAAGGCTTCCTTACCGGGAAGATTGATGCGTCGACCAAGTTCGATAGCACTGACTTCCGTGCGATCGTGCCGCGCTTCAGCGAAGACAATCGCAAGGCCAATCAGGCGCTGGTTGATGTGGTCACACGATTTGCGGAGCAGAAGAAAGCCACGCCTGCGCAAATCGCTCTTGCATGGCTGCTCGCGAAGAAACCGTGGATTGTGCCGATTCCAGGGACAACGAAGGTTTCACGACTCGAAGAAAATCTTGGCGGGGCCACGATCGAACTCACTACAGACGATATGCGAGCGCTGGAAGAAGCCTCATCCGCAATCAAGATTGAAGGCGATCGTTATCCCGCAACGCATCAGAAGCTGATCGATCGCTAA
- a CDS encoding outer membrane beta-barrel protein yields MHSLSRALLATATLFLSLPGIAAAQTTPFARQMAKVDFGISGAGALNKTVSGPIIPTGATNFGVVMSQYGSNTVGALGNIRYTAKPYVGIEFNYGWARYTENYSPAPNGLSLFQIQTTANEYSFGYLVTPPHPIFGFQPFASVGAGTTQFKPTGGGGEGAPHQFRATYYYNAGLQKDVFSNFGVRASFRENFFLAPDFGQNYLTIKQHTTTLEPTIGFYLRF; encoded by the coding sequence ATGCACAGCCTTTCGCGAGCCCTGCTCGCCACCGCGACACTCTTCCTGTCCCTCCCCGGCATCGCCGCCGCACAAACCACCCCATTCGCCCGCCAGATGGCGAAGGTCGACTTTGGGATCAGCGGCGCGGGTGCGCTGAACAAGACGGTTAGCGGACCGATCATCCCGACCGGCGCTACAAACTTTGGTGTGGTGATGTCTCAGTATGGGTCCAATACCGTTGGCGCGCTCGGTAACATCCGCTATACGGCGAAGCCATACGTGGGGATCGAGTTCAACTACGGATGGGCGCGCTATACCGAAAATTACTCGCCGGCGCCGAATGGCCTGAGCCTGTTTCAGATTCAAACCACGGCGAATGAATACAGCTTCGGATACCTTGTAACGCCGCCGCACCCGATCTTTGGATTTCAACCGTTCGCGTCTGTGGGCGCGGGAACAACGCAGTTCAAACCGACCGGCGGCGGTGGCGAAGGCGCGCCGCATCAGTTTCGCGCGACCTACTATTACAACGCCGGCCTGCAGAAAGACGTGTTCAGCAACTTCGGCGTGCGCGCTTCGTTCCGGGAGAACTTCTTCCTCGCGCCGGACTTCGGTCAGAACTACCTGACGATCAAGCAGCACACGACAACATTGGAGCCGACCATTGGCTTCTACCTCCGCTTCTAG
- a CDS encoding LD-carboxypeptidase: MREPLRPRLRDGSRVAVVSPASAAKPELVEAGVDRLLHFGYRPVLMPHALARGPLYYAGTIEQRAHDLHSAFADPQIEGLLCTRGGWGSAELLPRLDASVVRANPKVFVGYSDHTSLHVWLWNELRLMSFYAPMVAADWSSLDGVHRASWYSAVEAKSEWHAGADDGLRCLRPGEVHGRLLGGCLSMLAEGLGTPWALRIDEPTILFLEDIGTKPYQWDRMLHHLHAAGLLKHVHGIILGDMTANVKPDEMDLLEAACLHALEDFVGPIAIGLRSGHVTGQNRSLPLGAWVKMSNDTVEESS, from the coding sequence TTGCGTGAGCCATTGCGCCCGCGGCTGCGGGACGGAAGCCGCGTCGCGGTCGTCTCTCCCGCATCGGCCGCAAAGCCCGAGCTCGTCGAAGCCGGCGTCGACCGCCTGCTGCACTTCGGCTATCGCCCCGTGCTCATGCCACACGCACTAGCACGAGGCCCGTTGTACTACGCCGGCACTATCGAGCAGCGCGCGCACGACCTGCACTCCGCCTTCGCCGACCCACAAATTGAAGGCCTGCTCTGCACTCGCGGCGGATGGGGCTCGGCCGAACTGCTACCGCGCCTCGACGCATCTGTCGTCCGCGCGAACCCGAAGGTCTTCGTCGGTTATAGCGACCACACCTCGCTACACGTGTGGCTCTGGAACGAGCTCCGCCTGATGAGCTTCTACGCTCCAATGGTCGCGGCCGACTGGTCCAGCCTCGACGGCGTGCACCGCGCATCCTGGTACTCCGCCGTTGAAGCCAAATCGGAATGGCACGCCGGCGCTGACGACGGCCTCCGCTGTCTCCGTCCCGGCGAAGTCCATGGCCGCCTGCTCGGCGGTTGTCTCTCGATGCTCGCCGAAGGCCTCGGCACACCGTGGGCGCTGCGCATCGACGAGCCGACTATTCTCTTTCTCGAAGACATCGGCACCAAACCGTATCAGTGGGACCGCATGCTGCATCATCTGCACGCCGCCGGCCTGCTGAAACACGTGCACGGCATCATACTCGGAGACATGACCGCGAACGTAAAGCCCGATGAAATGGATCTGCTCGAAGCCGCATGCCTGCACGCTCTCGAAGATTTCGTCGGCCCCATCGCCATCGGCTTGCGCAGCGGCCACGTCACAGGACAGAACCGTTCTCTGCCGCTCGGCGCGTGGGTAAAAATGAGCAACGACACCGTGGAGGAGAGCTCGTGA
- a CDS encoding SPOR domain-containing protein produces the protein MSRLLDDDQDELQQRDRELTLSTGAILAIFLGLVLLCGVFFGFGYNLGRKSTSTLNPALPVATSDAEPAGTANSTFDNFKPSPNSPSAAQVSSSPTPVPSHTPAVSEKAPAEVPQPQPAPAAPPTHASTPPAATVTRPTNTTPNTPVPPKPTQAAAPAITPGGAFVVQIAAISAAHKDDADLLVNALHTKGYQVSERTATQDNLIRIQVGPFATKADAEAMRERLIVDGYNAIVK, from the coding sequence ATGAGCCGCTTACTCGACGACGATCAAGACGAGCTTCAGCAACGCGACCGGGAGCTGACTCTCAGCACCGGCGCGATTCTTGCGATCTTCCTCGGCCTGGTGCTCCTGTGCGGCGTGTTCTTCGGGTTCGGATATAACCTCGGCCGTAAATCGACGTCAACGCTGAATCCAGCACTGCCTGTAGCAACGAGTGACGCCGAGCCTGCTGGTACGGCAAACTCCACGTTCGACAACTTCAAGCCGTCGCCGAACTCTCCTTCGGCGGCGCAGGTGAGTTCATCGCCGACGCCAGTTCCTTCGCATACGCCCGCGGTTTCAGAGAAAGCTCCCGCAGAGGTGCCTCAGCCACAACCAGCACCTGCCGCGCCGCCAACACATGCCTCCACGCCGCCGGCGGCGACCGTCACCCGACCGACGAACACCACGCCGAATACACCCGTGCCTCCGAAACCCACGCAAGCTGCCGCGCCGGCGATCACTCCCGGGGGCGCGTTCGTTGTACAGATTGCTGCGATCTCGGCGGCGCACAAGGACGATGCGGACCTGCTGGTGAATGCTCTGCACACCAAGGGATACCAGGTCTCGGAGCGCACGGCGACACAGGACAATCTGATTCGAATCCAGGTGGGACCGTTTGCGACCAAGGCCGATGCAGAGGCCATGCGCGAGCGGCTGATCGTCGACGGCTACAACGCCATCGTCAAGTAA
- a CDS encoding tetratricopeptide repeat protein encodes MAFHPAGTRLAKIFFLILSSFSPATLSAQSVTGGKVVLVLPFENRSGNPTLNWIGNSFPDTLDRRLNSAGFLTISHDDRVFALTHLGLPADFRPSRATTIRIAQQLDANYVIIGDFTVAEHAISIESQVLSVDQLRLSPLVNGVGPLDHLYDAENAIAWKVARVIDPNLNVAEQTFVSAGEGAVPLPAFEDYIRGINASSSAESLQRLKTAVAEAPNYAAALLALGKQEYIARDYDSAAATLAKVPLSDPQALEANFYLGLARFNSANYAGAATAFEFVAGRLPLPEVVNNQGVALSRQGKDGVALFQRASAADPSDEDYHYNLAIALYRRGDLQTALKEADEALKLKPQDPEAGSLRAHLALAPAGSKLDPNGGFAPVERIRRNYSEAAFRQAAFQLDQLRAARMATLAPAQRAAEYTSLGRDYLGQGLLPQAEQQFQSAIAADSSNAAAHAGLAEVRERSGNATEARAEAQRSLNIQPNAPALLVLARLDIAQNHLPAAADDVSRALHVEPANAAAIAMRQSLQQRGQSVR; translated from the coding sequence ATGGCTTTCCACCCCGCCGGCACCCGCCTCGCAAAAATATTTTTCCTCATCCTGTCCTCGTTCTCGCCCGCGACCCTCTCGGCGCAATCGGTCACCGGAGGAAAGGTCGTTCTCGTCCTTCCCTTCGAGAACCGCTCCGGCAACCCGACCCTGAACTGGATCGGCAACTCCTTCCCAGACACGCTCGATCGCCGCCTCAACTCCGCCGGCTTCCTCACCATCTCCCACGACGACCGCGTCTTCGCCCTCACCCACCTCGGCCTTCCCGCCGATTTCCGCCCCTCCCGCGCCACGACCATCCGCATTGCCCAGCAGCTCGACGCCAACTACGTCATCATCGGCGACTTCACCGTGGCCGAGCACGCGATCTCTATCGAGTCCCAGGTGCTCTCCGTGGACCAGCTTCGCCTTTCGCCTCTCGTCAACGGCGTTGGCCCCCTCGATCACCTCTACGACGCCGAGAATGCCATCGCCTGGAAGGTCGCCCGCGTCATCGACCCCAACCTCAATGTGGCCGAGCAGACCTTCGTATCCGCCGGTGAGGGCGCCGTTCCACTCCCAGCCTTCGAGGACTACATCCGCGGCATCAACGCCTCCAGTTCGGCCGAGTCACTTCAGCGCCTGAAGACCGCGGTTGCTGAGGCGCCGAACTACGCCGCCGCCCTCCTCGCGCTCGGCAAACAGGAATACATCGCGCGCGACTACGACTCCGCGGCCGCGACGCTCGCCAAGGTTCCACTTTCTGATCCGCAGGCGCTCGAGGCGAACTTCTACCTCGGTCTGGCCCGCTTCAACTCCGCCAATTACGCCGGTGCCGCCACCGCCTTCGAGTTCGTCGCCGGCCGCCTACCCCTGCCCGAGGTCGTGAACAACCAGGGCGTCGCGCTCAGTCGCCAGGGGAAGGACGGTGTGGCGCTCTTCCAGCGCGCGTCCGCCGCAGACCCCTCGGACGAGGACTATCACTACAATCTCGCGATTGCTCTCTACCGCCGCGGAGACCTGCAGACGGCGCTCAAAGAGGCCGATGAGGCCCTGAAGCTGAAACCACAAGACCCGGAGGCGGGCTCCTTACGCGCGCATCTCGCCCTCGCGCCCGCGGGCTCAAAGCTCGATCCGAACGGAGGCTTTGCTCCTGTTGAGCGCATCCGGCGCAACTACTCAGAGGCTGCGTTCCGCCAGGCAGCGTTTCAGCTTGATCAGTTGCGGGCTGCTCGCATGGCCACGCTGGCGCCTGCGCAGCGCGCGGCGGAATATACATCGCTCGGGCGCGATTACCTTGGCCAGGGTCTGCTTCCGCAGGCTGAGCAGCAGTTCCAATCGGCAATTGCAGCCGACTCGAGCAACGCGGCGGCGCACGCCGGCCTCGCTGAAGTGCGCGAACGCAGCGGCAACGCCACGGAGGCGCGTGCAGAAGCTCAACGCTCTTTGAACATTCAGCCCAACGCACCGGCATTGCTTGTACTCGCCCGGCTGGACATCGCGCAGAATCATCTTCCCGCTGCGGCTGACGATGTCTCCCGCGCGTTGCATGTCGAACCAGCCAACGCTGCCGCCATAGCGATGCGCCAGAGCCTGCAGCAGCGCGGTCAATCGGTACGCTGA
- a CDS encoding glucose 1-dehydrogenase, giving the protein MKITFENKVALVTGAASGLGLATAKAFAEAGASVVLADWNEKEVQAAAKELANKGHKTSAVTCDVSDDAQVEAMVKQTVATFGRLDAAYNNAGIQNVLAETADSPRDDYDRVMSINLRGVWSCMKFELQQMREQGSGAIVNCSSLGGLIGGNKRGTYHAAKHGVIGFTKSAALEYATRGIRVNDVCPGMIQTPMSDKMIAEGQGAELDMMLKTFVPMKRLGRPEEIASAVLWLCSDAASYVTGQSISVDGGYVMR; this is encoded by the coding sequence ATGAAGATCACATTTGAAAACAAGGTTGCGTTGGTGACAGGCGCAGCGTCCGGACTTGGTCTCGCGACCGCAAAAGCCTTCGCCGAAGCGGGTGCCTCCGTGGTATTGGCCGACTGGAATGAGAAAGAAGTACAGGCCGCGGCGAAAGAGCTCGCGAATAAAGGTCACAAAACTTCGGCTGTCACTTGTGATGTGTCGGATGACGCCCAGGTGGAAGCCATGGTGAAGCAGACCGTTGCGACGTTTGGACGTCTCGATGCGGCCTACAACAATGCAGGCATCCAGAACGTTCTTGCCGAAACGGCAGACTCTCCGCGGGACGACTATGACCGCGTCATGAGCATCAATCTACGCGGCGTCTGGAGTTGCATGAAGTTTGAACTTCAGCAAATGCGCGAGCAGGGCAGCGGCGCCATTGTGAATTGTTCTTCGCTCGGTGGTCTGATCGGCGGCAATAAGCGGGGAACCTATCATGCGGCTAAACATGGGGTCATTGGATTCACGAAGAGCGCGGCCCTCGAATATGCGACGCGCGGCATTCGGGTGAACGACGTTTGTCCCGGCATGATCCAAACGCCCATGTCCGACAAGATGATCGCCGAGGGCCAGGGAGCCGAGCTGGACATGATGCTCAAGACCTTCGTCCCGATGAAGCGATTGGGGCGGCCTGAGGAGATTGCGTCTGCCGTGCTGTGGCTTTGCAGTGACGCGGCGAGCTACGTTACCGGCCAGTCGATCTCAGTCGATGGTGGCTACGTAATGCGCTAG
- the mpl gene encoding UDP-N-acetylmuramate:L-alanyl-gamma-D-glutamyl-meso-diaminopimelate ligase translates to MSSAKHVHLIGICGTAMASLAGMLRAQGHRVTGSDTAAYPPMSDQLRAMGIPIMEPYAAKNLEPRPDLVVVGNAISRGNPELEVVLDERIPMTSMAALVHDEFLLGRERFVVCGTHGKTTTTSMLAWIFETASRMKTDDAADWKPSFLIGGVAENFGTSFHVQEGTRPFILEGDEYDTAFFDKGPKFLHYFPDAAILTHVEFDHADIYADLEAVKTAFKRMVNLIPRRGRLVAFDESENVTECAARAFCKVERYGFQEDSYWRAVDLRQDGASTSWKLLRGGLEFARLRLPMAGEHNALNATAAAAMAAGQGVPVEAIEAAIASFKSVKRRLEVRAEVAGVTVIDDFAHHPTAIRETLRALRGAYSGRRLWAVLEPRSNTLRRNVFERELVDSLSLADEVVLAAVFKSDAIPVLERLEPSHVVEALDVRGVPAVLCADADAIVSEIVPRVRYGDVIAILSNGGFGRIYEKLPRAIETGSHLERRRDT, encoded by the coding sequence GTGAGCAGTGCGAAACATGTGCATCTGATTGGAATTTGCGGAACCGCGATGGCCTCGCTCGCCGGCATGCTCCGCGCCCAGGGGCATCGCGTCACCGGCTCCGACACCGCGGCCTATCCGCCGATGAGCGATCAGCTCCGCGCGATGGGCATTCCCATCATGGAGCCTTATGCCGCCAAAAATCTCGAGCCGCGTCCCGACCTCGTCGTTGTCGGCAACGCCATTTCGCGCGGTAATCCGGAGCTGGAAGTCGTCCTCGACGAACGCATCCCGATGACCTCCATGGCCGCACTCGTCCACGACGAATTTCTGCTTGGCCGCGAGCGCTTCGTCGTCTGCGGCACGCACGGCAAGACCACTACAACCAGCATGCTCGCCTGGATCTTCGAGACCGCATCGCGCATGAAGACGGATGACGCTGCGGACTGGAAGCCGTCGTTCCTCATCGGCGGTGTCGCCGAAAACTTTGGCACCAGCTTTCACGTGCAGGAGGGCACGCGCCCCTTCATCCTCGAAGGCGACGAGTACGACACTGCCTTCTTCGACAAGGGCCCGAAATTCCTGCATTATTTTCCTGACGCCGCGATCCTCACGCACGTCGAGTTCGATCACGCCGACATCTACGCCGATCTGGAAGCAGTGAAGACCGCGTTCAAGCGGATGGTCAACCTCATCCCACGCCGCGGCCGCCTCGTCGCGTTCGACGAAAGCGAGAACGTCACCGAGTGCGCCGCGCGCGCGTTCTGCAAGGTTGAGCGCTACGGCTTCCAGGAGGATTCCTACTGGCGCGCCGTCGATCTCCGTCAGGATGGCGCTTCAACCTCATGGAAGCTTCTTCGTGGCGGCCTCGAATTCGCGCGCCTTCGTCTCCCAATGGCCGGAGAACACAACGCGCTCAACGCCACCGCGGCCGCTGCGATGGCCGCAGGGCAGGGCGTCCCGGTTGAAGCGATCGAAGCTGCCATCGCGAGCTTCAAGAGCGTCAAGCGGCGCCTTGAAGTCCGCGCGGAGGTCGCCGGCGTCACCGTCATCGACGACTTCGCACATCATCCCACTGCCATCCGCGAGACCCTCCGCGCACTTCGCGGTGCATACTCCGGTCGCCGCCTCTGGGCCGTGCTCGAGCCACGCTCCAACACACTTCGTCGCAACGTCTTCGAGCGCGAACTCGTCGACAGCCTCTCGCTCGCCGATGAAGTCGTCCTCGCCGCGGTCTTCAAGAGCGATGCAATCCCGGTTCTCGAACGCCTCGAGCCGAGCCACGTCGTCGAAGCGCTCGACGTGCGCGGCGTTCCCGCAGTGCTTTGCGCAGACGCAGATGCGATCGTCAGCGAGATTGTTCCGCGCGTGCGCTACGGTGACGTGATCGCAATCCTCTCCAACGGTGGCTTCGGAAGAATCTACGAAAAGCTGCCCAGGGCCATCGAAACAGGATCGCATCTCGAGCGCCGCAGAGATACTTAG
- a CDS encoding CPBP family glutamic-type intramembrane protease, which yields MSRRRALLELAVSYTLILLVIWTANPLQRILYITAVIVLAAILILSFQGCDKLGLRRTNLLRSLWVAIAALVLAAVLILVAAHLHTLHAPHTVSGLIARYWGYALWAFVQQILLQDVFLRRLLILTPSPRLAAFLAALIFAIAHLPNPILVPITFLWGFISCLLFLHYRNIIPLAIAHAAFGITLAITIPSPLIRNMRVGLGFLRYGAHHHRRLAQSSNSLSWQLAARSSKLKAQPRSGIPPDPAPFVRGFIADERVSQDSDRPHRSHIDHTVSTNVWVTAEAPMRLS from the coding sequence ATGTCCCGCCGCCGCGCACTCCTCGAGCTCGCCGTCTCCTACACCCTCATCCTGCTCGTCATCTGGACTGCCAATCCCCTCCAGCGAATTCTCTACATCACTGCCGTCATTGTCCTCGCGGCCATCCTCATCCTCTCGTTCCAGGGCTGCGACAAACTCGGCCTCCGCCGCACCAATCTTCTCCGCTCTCTCTGGGTTGCCATCGCCGCACTCGTGCTCGCCGCAGTTCTTATCCTCGTCGCCGCGCACCTCCACACGCTGCATGCGCCGCACACCGTCTCAGGCTTGATCGCACGCTACTGGGGATACGCACTCTGGGCGTTCGTTCAGCAGATTCTCCTGCAGGACGTCTTCCTCCGCCGGCTGCTCATCCTCACTCCATCGCCGCGCCTCGCCGCGTTTCTTGCCGCGCTCATCTTCGCAATCGCCCACCTGCCCAACCCTATCCTCGTACCCATCACGTTCCTCTGGGGCTTCATCTCCTGCCTGCTCTTCCTTCACTACCGCAACATCATCCCCCTCGCCATCGCACACGCCGCCTTCGGCATCACGCTCGCGATCACCATCCCCTCCCCACTGATCCGCAACATGCGTGTCGGCCTCGGCTTCCTCCGCTACGGCGCGCACCACCACCGCAGGCTCGCGCAATCGTCAAACAGTCTTAGCTGGCAGCTCGCAGCTCGCAGCTCAAAGCTCAAAGCACAACCCCGCTCCGGGATTCCGCCAGACCCGGCCCCATTCGTCCGCGGTTTCATCGCGGACGAGCGGGTTTCGCAAGATTCCGATAGACCTCACCGCAGCCACATCGACCACACCGTATCCACAAACGTATGGGTCACCGCCGAAGCACCCATGCGTCTCTCCTGA
- a CDS encoding lysophospholipid acyltransferase family protein, which produces MFASLRMLAVYIVLGVPAALIGIPWSLLRKDFNTMYGWGMKIVALGAKAAGIRVHIEGRENVQPGVHYIFLSNHLSNLDPTVLLPAIPGMTSVFIKKELMNIPLLGTAMRMGKYVPVSRANSREDAQRSGEAAADALNSGLHIMVFPEGTRSPDGRLLPFKKGAFFLAEQTGAPIIPVVITGTERMMPKGTHRITPGEAYLRFLPPIHPQDASSREDLMERVRAAMEAELERRRAVQQSGTPVT; this is translated from the coding sequence ATGTTCGCATCGCTTCGCATGCTTGCCGTATACATAGTCCTAGGTGTGCCCGCTGCTCTCATCGGAATCCCATGGTCCCTGCTGCGCAAAGACTTCAACACAATGTATGGCTGGGGCATGAAGATCGTTGCGCTTGGAGCGAAGGCCGCTGGCATTCGTGTGCACATCGAAGGGCGCGAGAATGTGCAGCCAGGCGTTCACTACATCTTCCTCAGCAATCATCTCTCGAACCTTGACCCGACGGTCTTGTTGCCCGCCATTCCCGGCATGACGAGCGTTTTCATCAAAAAGGAATTGATGAATATTCCGCTGCTGGGCACCGCAATGCGCATGGGCAAATACGTTCCTGTCTCACGCGCCAACTCACGCGAGGACGCGCAACGCAGCGGTGAAGCCGCGGCCGACGCGCTCAACAGTGGCCTGCATATCATGGTTTTTCCAGAAGGAACGCGCTCGCCCGACGGTCGCCTCCTGCCCTTCAAGAAGGGCGCCTTTTTTCTCGCGGAACAGACCGGCGCGCCCATCATTCCCGTTGTCATTACCGGCACAGAGCGGATGATGCCGAAGGGGACTCACCGCATCACACCCGGCGAGGCATATCTCAGATTTCTTCCGCCGATCCATCCGCAGGACGCGTCGTCCCGTGAAGACCTGATGGAGCGTGTCCGAGCTGCAATGGAGGCGGAGCTCGAGCGTCGCCGCGCTGTTCAGCAATCCGGAACGCCAGTTACTTGA
- a CDS encoding LysR family transcriptional regulator encodes MKNDLGELSSFAIVAEERSFTRAASRLGISQSALSHSIRGLEKRLGLQLLARTTRSVSPTAAGTTLLKELAPALERIERAVAETRQQRESPSGRIRLIIPRTAAKMVILPKLARFVRSYPEIVLEVTSSNDPVDLVAGGYYDAGVQLGEFIQRDMIAVRVTRELRLAVVGSPEYFELNNIPKRPQDLKDHACIGFRFSNGLYRWEFEKGRKALTVSPQGPVSFDDPDLVIQAVLNGVGIGTAMEDSLKRLIAEGRLVQVLKDWCPSFPGYFLYYPSRRNQPAALAALINALRLD; translated from the coding sequence ATGAAGAACGATCTGGGCGAGCTTTCATCCTTCGCGATCGTTGCGGAAGAGCGCAGCTTCACTCGAGCCGCATCGCGCCTGGGCATTTCGCAATCCGCGCTTAGCCATTCGATCCGAGGGCTTGAGAAGAGATTGGGACTGCAGTTGCTCGCGCGTACAACGCGAAGTGTCTCTCCGACCGCCGCGGGCACGACACTTCTGAAGGAACTCGCGCCCGCCCTGGAGCGAATCGAGCGAGCAGTTGCGGAGACTCGGCAGCAAAGGGAGAGCCCATCGGGCAGGATACGGCTCATCATCCCGCGGACGGCGGCTAAGATGGTGATTCTGCCAAAGCTGGCCCGGTTTGTTCGCAGCTATCCGGAGATCGTGTTGGAGGTCACCTCTTCCAATGACCCTGTCGATCTTGTCGCCGGAGGCTACTACGACGCAGGCGTGCAACTTGGCGAGTTCATCCAACGGGACATGATTGCCGTCCGAGTGACCAGAGAGCTGCGTCTCGCAGTGGTTGGATCCCCGGAATACTTCGAATTGAACAACATCCCGAAACGCCCGCAGGATCTGAAAGACCATGCCTGCATCGGCTTTCGCTTCAGCAACGGTCTGTATAGGTGGGAGTTTGAGAAAGGCCGTAAGGCGCTGACGGTGAGTCCTCAGGGGCCCGTATCCTTCGACGATCCAGATCTCGTCATCCAGGCGGTGCTGAATGGAGTGGGAATCGGAACGGCGATGGAGGATAGTCTTAAGCGCTTAATTGCAGAGGGACGGCTGGTGCAAGTCCTGAAGGATTGGTGTCCATCCTTTCCAGGATATTTTCTTTACTATCCCAGTCGTCGGAATCAACCTGCCGCTCTGGCCGCGCTGATTAACGCCCTTCGGTTGGATTAG